Proteins encoded in a region of the Campylobacter sp. RM16189 genome:
- a CDS encoding cysteine ABC transporter substrate-binding protein: MLSFLAIFATVFLTAQVAEANDALAKIKERGYVRIGVFSDKPPFGYVDKNGKNQGYDIYFAKRIAKDLLGDESKIKFELVEAASRVEFLVADKVDIILANFTHTKERTRVVDFALPYMKVSLGIVSPEGKVIKNINELKGKKLIVNKGTTADAYFTKKHPDIELLKYDQNTETFGALLDKRGAALAHDNALLFAWAKENPGFIVGIESLGDVDAIAPAVKKGNKALLEWINNEIIELGKEKFFHKAYDATLKPIYGDSVNPESLVVEGGKL; the protein is encoded by the coding sequence ATGCTTTCATTTTTGGCAATCTTCGCCACTGTATTTTTAACAGCTCAGGTAGCTGAAGCAAACGACGCTTTGGCCAAAATAAAAGAGCGTGGATATGTGCGCATAGGAGTTTTTAGCGATAAACCCCCATTTGGATACGTCGATAAAAACGGCAAAAATCAAGGATATGATATTTACTTTGCAAAACGAATAGCAAAAGATCTGCTTGGCGACGAAAGTAAGATAAAATTTGAGCTTGTAGAGGCCGCTAGCAGGGTTGAATTTTTAGTTGCTGACAAAGTTGATATTATTCTAGCCAATTTTACACATACAAAAGAGCGCACTAGAGTCGTTGATTTCGCGCTTCCTTATATGAAAGTATCGCTTGGCATAGTTAGCCCTGAAGGCAAAGTAATAAAAAATATAAACGAGCTAAAAGGCAAAAAATTAATCGTAAATAAAGGCACTACAGCTGATGCATACTTCACAAAAAAACATCCCGATATTGAACTTTTAAAATATGATCAAAACACAGAGACATTTGGCGCACTGTTAGATAAAAGAGGTGCGGCTCTAGCTCATGATAATGCCCTACTTTTCGCATGGGCTAAAGAAAATCCTGGCTTTATAGTAGGTATAGAGTCGCTTGGTGATGTAGATGCAATAGCACCTGCAGTCAAAAAAGGCAACAAAGCTCTACTTGAGTGGATAAATAATGAAATAATCGAACTTGGTAAGGAAAAATTCTTTCACAAAGCATACGATGCTACACTTAAACCAATATATGGCGACAGTGTAAATCCGGAATCTCTTGTAGTAGAGGGTGGAAAATTATAG
- a CDS encoding amino acid ABC transporter ATP-binding protein — MNKYILQLKNLQKYYGDTHALKNINLNVKSGEVVVILGPSGCGKSTTLRCINGLEHIASGEIIIHDQVITKDFKEWIKIRQYVGMVFQSYELFDHMNVIDNILLGPVKAQKRDKKEVEKEADIWLAKVGLSGKKYSYPKELSGGQKQRIAIVRALCMNPDLMLFDEVTAALDPEIVREVLDVIINLAKDGMTMLIVTHEMEFARAVADRIIFMDAGEIVEENTPNEFFTSPKTERAKKFLNLFSF; from the coding sequence GTGAATAAATACATACTTCAACTTAAAAATTTACAAAAATACTATGGCGATACGCACGCTCTTAAAAATATAAATTTAAACGTAAAAAGTGGCGAAGTTGTCGTTATATTAGGACCTTCAGGTTGTGGTAAAAGCACTACACTTAGATGTATAAACGGTTTAGAGCATATTGCAAGTGGCGAGATAATAATCCACGATCAAGTTATCACAAAGGATTTTAAAGAGTGGATCAAAATCCGCCAATATGTAGGAATGGTCTTTCAAAGCTATGAACTTTTTGATCATATGAACGTAATAGATAATATCCTATTAGGGCCTGTAAAAGCGCAAAAAAGAGATAAAAAAGAGGTAGAAAAAGAAGCTGACATCTGGCTAGCAAAAGTTGGTTTAAGCGGTAAAAAATACTCATATCCAAAAGAGTTAAGCGGTGGTCAGAAACAAAGAATAGCAATAGTAAGAGCACTTTGTATGAATCCAGACCTAATGCTATTTGACGAGGTTACGGCAGCCCTTGATCCTGAAATTGTGCGAGAAGTGCTTGATGTGATAATAAATTTAGCCAAAGATGGCATGACAATGCTAATTGTAACGCATGAAATGGAATTTGCTCGTGCGGTTGCAGACCGCATAATATTTATGGATGCCGGTGAAATAGTAGAAGAAAATACACCTAACGAATTTTTTACAAGTCCGAAAACGGAACGCGCAAAGAAATTTCTAAATCTATTTTCATTTTAA
- a CDS encoding amino acid ABC transporter permease — MRLGEGLIVSLEISIISIVISVFGGLFMGVLMSSKNKFIYWICKFCLEIVRIMPTIVWLFIFYFGVSRALGLHISAFAASLLVFSVWGIFEMMDIVRGAIASIPKHQFESASSLGLNKAQIYIYVIIPLAMRRLVPGAVNLLSRMIKTTSIVVLIGVVEVVKVGQQIIENHVFTNNMAPFWIYGFIFFLYFIICYPISKLSKKLEDRWN, encoded by the coding sequence ATGCGCCTTGGCGAAGGACTTATAGTAAGCCTTGAAATCTCTATAATATCGATAGTTATTTCGGTATTTGGCGGTTTATTTATGGGCGTTTTAATGAGCTCAAAAAATAAATTTATATATTGGATTTGCAAATTTTGCCTTGAAATAGTCCGTATCATGCCTACTATAGTATGGTTATTTATATTTTACTTCGGAGTAAGCAGAGCTTTAGGGCTTCATATCAGTGCGTTTGCGGCTTCGCTTTTAGTATTTAGCGTTTGGGGCATATTTGAGATGATGGATATAGTAAGAGGAGCTATTGCTTCAATACCTAAACACCAATTTGAAAGCGCATCATCATTAGGACTAAATAAGGCTCAAATTTACATATATGTCATCATCCCTCTTGCCATGCGCCGTTTGGTTCCGGGTGCCGTAAATTTACTAAGCAGGATGATAAAAACAACCTCAATAGTCGTATTAATAGGAGTGGTTGAAGTCGTCAAAGTCGGTCAGCAAATAATAGAAAACCACGTCTTTACAAACAACATGGCGCCGTTTTGGATATACGGCTTTATATTTTTTCTATATTTTATCATCTGCTATCCGATCTCAAAGCTCTCAAAGAAGCTTGAAGATAGATGGAATTAG
- a CDS encoding amino acid ABC transporter permease, whose amino-acid sequence MDFEFIKEFSPMFVKAAFLTLNLAFWGILLSIIIGIICMAIKFYKIKLLIPIVNGYIELSRNTPLLIQLFFLYYGLPKLGINISSFSCAVIGLAFLGGSYMAESFRLGHESVKTSQIEAGLSIGLSQNQLLAYVITPQAFSVALPSISANIIFLLKETSIVSIVALADLVYVAKDIIGLYYMTDEALFMLVISYLIIILPTSLLLTWLEKRMKRARS is encoded by the coding sequence ATGGATTTTGAGTTTATCAAAGAATTTTCGCCGATGTTCGTAAAAGCAGCGTTTTTAACGCTAAATTTGGCTTTTTGGGGGATTTTACTCTCCATCATCATTGGCATCATCTGCATGGCTATAAAATTTTACAAGATCAAGCTCTTAATCCCTATCGTAAACGGCTATATCGAGCTTTCGCGCAACACTCCGCTTCTTATACAGCTATTTTTCTTGTATTACGGTTTGCCAAAGCTGGGCATAAATATAAGCTCGTTTTCATGCGCGGTGATAGGGCTAGCGTTTCTTGGAGGAAGCTACATGGCTGAAAGCTTTAGGCTTGGGCACGAGTCGGTAAAAACCTCTCAGATCGAAGCGGGTCTTAGCATAGGACTAAGTCAAAATCAACTTCTTGCCTATGTAATCACTCCGCAAGCCTTTAGCGTGGCACTTCCTAGCATAAGCGCAAACATAATCTTTCTACTTAAAGAGACATCAATAGTTAGCATAGTAGCACTTGCTGACCTTGTATATGTAGCAAAAGATATCATAGGACTATACTATATGACTGATGAGGCGCTATTTATGCTAGTTATTAGCTATCTTATAATTATTTTGCCAACTTCACTTCTTTTAACTTGGCTTGAAAAAAGGATGAAACGTGCAAGGAGCTAG
- a CDS encoding c-type cytochrome produces the protein MKNTILLMAVPLLVSNSFAFDAAKDKAKSAYPFEVKVQEFRLPVGIDENGVIDEAKLGDSPYAKTVIFGSKLLNETSRYLGPMAKDEKKRFAGNNLSCSSCHSKGGVEPGHSPFVGITARFPQYNSRADQVVTLQDRINGCFQRSMSGKPIPANSKEMRAMVTYMHWLSTGYEVGAKVKGQGLVKAEYIDRAADPKKGKEIYAAKCASCHGENGEGMVNPDFANGGDYYVFPALWGNDSYNTGAGMYRLIKGAQYVKSTMPQGDATLTWEEAYDVTAYMNSHERPIKQGREKDFPDLDVKPMDMDVGPYNDGFDENAHRFGPYKPMLKK, from the coding sequence ATGAAAAATACCATTTTGCTGATGGCTGTGCCGCTTTTAGTAAGCAACTCATTTGCGTTTGACGCGGCTAAAGATAAGGCTAAAAGCGCTTATCCATTTGAAGTAAAAGTTCAGGAATTTAGGCTTCCTGTGGGAATTGACGAAAACGGTGTCATAGACGAAGCTAAACTTGGCGACTCTCCTTATGCAAAAACCGTTATATTTGGCTCAAAGCTATTAAACGAGACCTCAAGATACCTTGGTCCTATGGCAAAAGATGAGAAAAAGCGCTTTGCGGGCAATAACCTCTCCTGTTCAAGCTGCCACTCAAAGGGCGGAGTTGAGCCCGGACACTCTCCTTTCGTAGGAATTACGGCTAGATTTCCTCAATATAACTCAAGAGCCGATCAGGTCGTAACTCTTCAAGACCGCATAAACGGCTGCTTCCAACGCTCAATGTCGGGCAAGCCGATCCCTGCAAACTCAAAAGAGATGCGCGCGATGGTAACTTACATGCACTGGCTATCGACAGGATATGAAGTGGGCGCAAAGGTTAAAGGTCAAGGACTCGTTAAGGCCGAGTATATAGACCGCGCGGCAGATCCTAAAAAAGGTAAAGAAATTTATGCCGCCAAATGCGCATCATGCCACGGCGAAAACGGCGAAGGCATGGTAAATCCCGACTTTGCAAACGGCGGAGATTACTATGTATTCCCGGCTCTTTGGGGCAATGATAGCTACAACACAGGTGCCGGCATGTACCGCCTCATAAAAGGCGCTCAATACGTCAAATCAACAATGCCTCAAGGCGATGCGACCTTAACTTGGGAAGAGGCTTACGACGTGACAGCCTATATGAACTCGCACGAAAGACCGATCAAACAAGGCCGCGAGAAAGACTTCCCTGATCTTGACGTTAAGCCTATGGATATGGACGTGGGGCCTTACAACGACGGATTTGACGAGAATGCTCATAGATTTGGACCTTACAAACCTATGCTTAAAAAATAA
- a CDS encoding agmatine deiminase family protein, which yields MRAYAEWEKQELLFLSLPHENSDWKPYLNEILDSYEELVAAIVPFQKVVLICPDEEIFNSRFAKFDNVEFIKIDTDDTWIRDYGMIDVENGDKILSYDFKFNAWGGKFESSKDNAVNLELAKHFKSDLREVDFILEGGSIEFDGQGTLLTTETCLLNDNRNSKFNKEQIEAKLKELFGLKRVIWLKHGFIKGDDTDSHVDTLARFISPDTIAYACTDDKNDEHYEELKKMKQELETTGFKLLELPLPKAKFYEGKRLGCTYANFIFVNGALIVPTYNDPNDKIVLERLAKALPDHKIIGVNSLVFVRQNGSLHCSSQNRFLRRDGTDRK from the coding sequence TTGAGAGCTTATGCAGAGTGGGAAAAACAAGAGCTTCTGTTTTTATCGTTACCGCACGAAAACAGCGACTGGAAGCCGTATTTGAACGAAATTTTAGATAGTTACGAAGAGCTTGTGGCAGCTATCGTGCCTTTTCAAAAAGTAGTTTTGATATGTCCCGATGAGGAAATTTTTAACTCAAGATTTGCCAAATTTGATAATGTTGAGTTTATAAAGATCGATACTGATGATACTTGGATACGCGATTACGGGATGATTGACGTTGAAAACGGCGATAAAATTTTAAGCTATGATTTTAAATTTAACGCTTGGGGCGGGAAATTTGAGAGCTCAAAGGATAATGCCGTAAATTTAGAGCTTGCCAAGCATTTTAAAAGCGATCTGCGCGAAGTTGATTTTATACTAGAGGGCGGAAGTATCGAATTTGACGGGCAGGGCACTTTGCTAACTACCGAAACTTGCCTTTTAAACGACAACCGAAATTCAAAATTTAATAAAGAGCAGATAGAAGCCAAGCTAAAAGAGCTTTTTGGCTTAAAGCGCGTTATATGGCTAAAGCATGGCTTTATAAAGGGCGATGATACCGACTCTCACGTTGATACTTTGGCTAGGTTTATCTCGCCTGATACGATAGCTTATGCATGCACGGACGATAAAAATGATGAGCATTATGAAGAGCTTAAAAAGATGAAGCAAGAGCTTGAGACTACGGGATTTAAACTGCTTGAGCTGCCGCTTCCAAAGGCTAAATTTTATGAAGGCAAGAGGCTGGGGTGTACTTACGCAAATTTTATCTTTGTAAACGGCGCTTTGATCGTACCTACATATAACGATCCAAACGATAAAATCGTGCTTGAAAGGCTTGCAAAAGCACTTCCTGATCACAAGATCATAGGCGTAAATTCGCTCGTTTTTGTGCGTCAAAACGGCTCGCTTCACTGCTCAAGTCAAAATAGGTTTTTAAGAAGAGATGGAACGGATAGAAAATAA
- a CDS encoding cation diffusion facilitator family transporter, translated as MERIENKNLQRLAVIVAGTTAFLLSVIKFIAGIASGSVSVLSSAIDSMLDLLVSALNFFALRKSQAKPNDKFNFGYTKLEAIAAMLEGILIVGIGVFIFYESILKFRADEVELNVDLSLYVMIFSFVVTGALVAFLNFVAKKTKNLIIKADALHYKSDFFTNFGIILALIIIKFTGFTIIDAIFGIVISGYIVNSAISLMKESLGVLLDKALESQMVSQIEDIIKSKKEINSFHGLATRKSSDICYMVVHLVFDKEILLVKAHEISNQIEYVIRDKFSEFRWEITTHLDPYDDRNLA; from the coding sequence ATGGAACGGATAGAAAATAAAAATTTACAAAGATTAGCCGTAATAGTCGCTGGAACTACGGCTTTTTTGCTTTCGGTTATTAAATTTATTGCAGGTATAGCAAGCGGTTCTGTTTCGGTGCTTAGCTCTGCGATTGATTCTATGCTTGACCTTTTGGTATCTGCTTTAAACTTTTTTGCACTTAGGAAATCTCAAGCCAAACCAAACGATAAATTTAACTTTGGTTATACTAAATTAGAAGCCATAGCTGCGATGCTTGAAGGGATTTTAATCGTAGGTATAGGAGTTTTTATTTTTTATGAAAGCATACTTAAATTTAGAGCCGACGAAGTAGAGTTAAATGTCGATTTGAGCCTGTATGTGATGATCTTTTCTTTTGTGGTTACGGGCGCTCTTGTTGCGTTTTTAAATTTTGTGGCAAAGAAGACAAAAAATTTGATAATCAAGGCTGATGCACTTCATTATAAAAGTGATTTTTTTACCAATTTTGGCATAATTTTAGCCTTAATTATTATCAAATTTACAGGATTTACGATAATAGATGCAATCTTTGGTATCGTAATTAGCGGATATATTGTAAATTCAGCCATATCTTTGATGAAAGAGAGCTTAGGAGTGCTTTTGGACAAGGCTCTTGAGTCTCAAATGGTAAGTCAAATAGAAGATATTATAAAATCTAAAAAAGAGATAAATAGCTTTCATGGGTTGGCGACTAGAAAGAGTTCTGATATCTGCTACATGGTCGTTCATTTGGTATTTGATAAGGAAATTTTACTTGTTAAGGCGCATGAGATTTCCAACCAAATCGAATATGTAATAAGGGATAAATTTAGTGAATTTAGATGGGAGATAACAACTCACTTAGATCCTTATGATGATAGAAATTTGGCTTAA
- a CDS encoding carbon-nitrogen hydrolase: MKVALIQQKFHGSKEATNQRTIELIREAAEGGAELVVCQELHQTQYFCQSEDTKFFDLANEWEEDVKFWGHVAKQNGVVLVTSLFEKRADGLYHNTAYVYEKDGSIAGRYRKMHIPDDPGFYEKFYFTPGDLGFEPINTSVGRLGLLVCWDQWYPEAARLMALRGAKILIYPTAIGWFEADSSEEKLRQLDAWVAVQRGHAVANGLPVVAVNRVGFEEDQSGAMDGIKFWGNSFVFGAQGEELFRADSESEECYIVDIDMKRSEEVRRIWPFLRDRRIDEYQNLTKRFID, from the coding sequence ATGAAAGTAGCGCTAATTCAACAAAAATTTCACGGCTCGAAAGAGGCTACGAATCAAAGAACTATCGAGCTAATAAGAGAGGCGGCCGAGGGCGGGGCTGAGCTTGTAGTCTGTCAAGAGCTTCATCAAACTCAGTATTTTTGCCAAAGCGAAGATACTAAATTCTTTGATCTTGCTAACGAGTGGGAAGAGGATGTCAAATTTTGGGGGCATGTAGCTAAACAAAATGGTGTGGTTTTGGTTACTTCACTCTTTGAAAAGCGAGCCGACGGACTTTATCATAACACTGCTTACGTCTATGAAAAAGACGGCTCCATAGCTGGCAGATACCGCAAGATGCATATACCGGATGATCCTGGATTTTACGAGAAATTTTATTTTACGCCGGGCGATCTTGGATTTGAGCCTATAAATACGAGCGTGGGGCGACTTGGACTTCTTGTTTGTTGGGATCAGTGGTATCCTGAAGCTGCTAGACTTATGGCTTTGCGTGGTGCTAAAATTTTAATTTATCCTACTGCTATAGGTTGGTTTGAGGCTGATAGTAGTGAAGAGAAATTACGTCAGCTGGATGCTTGGGTAGCGGTTCAAAGAGGACACGCTGTCGCAAATGGTTTGCCTGTGGTAGCTGTAAATCGTGTAGGTTTTGAAGAGGATCAGAGCGGAGCTATGGACGGAATAAAATTCTGGGGCAATAGCTTTGTCTTTGGTGCTCAGGGCGAGGAGCTATTTAGAGCCGATAGTGAGAGCGAAGAGTGCTATATTGTAGATATTGATATGAAAAGAAGTGAAGAGGTTCGTAGAATTTGGCCATTTCTTAGAGATCGCAGGATAGATGAGTATCAAAATTTAACAAAGCGTTTTATTGATTAA